One window of Chloroflexus aggregans DSM 9485 genomic DNA carries:
- a CDS encoding DUF3054 domain-containing protein, with product METTNHHTVTTAWSERATLIGGDAIVFIVFALLGRSSHGLVDENPFLAAIRVALPFFIGWLVVAPWLGLFRHQPPARMVGLTMVAWLLALPVGLGLRWWQLGRSSPFSFALVTFLTVAALLLIWRGSYSWWQQRRSA from the coding sequence ATGGAAACGACTAATCATCACACTGTTACGACCGCGTGGTCGGAGCGTGCCACTCTGATCGGTGGCGATGCGATTGTCTTCATCGTGTTTGCGCTGCTTGGCCGCAGTTCACATGGCCTCGTTGATGAAAACCCGTTCCTCGCCGCGATACGGGTTGCCCTTCCCTTCTTCATCGGCTGGCTGGTAGTTGCGCCATGGCTCGGCTTGTTCCGTCATCAGCCGCCGGCGCGGATGGTTGGGTTGACGATGGTAGCGTGGCTACTTGCCCTACCGGTTGGTCTCGGATTGCGCTGGTGGCAACTTGGCCGCTCAAGTCCGTTCAGTTTTGCATTGGTTACCTTTCTGACAGTAGCGGCCCTCTTGTTGATCTGGCGTGGTAGTTACAGTTGGTGGCAACAGCGGCGTTCTGCTTGA
- a CDS encoding NAD-dependent epimerase/dehydratase family protein: MTNYLIAGAAGYIGSRLAARLLAAGHHVRGLVYSAEDPVVERLASLGMAVWIGDLTRPETIDGITDEIEVVYNLTNRMPIDGSTLLRSLYVDGNQHLIAMSVRARTVRAYVWASNAAPYGDHSENWVDEDSPIAPSYPLGTILATAEQIILQAVRAYRFPAIILRMATVYGPDRDPLEAIASGQLTIYGNGRNFIPHIHIDDALEVLIRTVEMGQIGAIYNVSDDEPLRLIEIVSEVRRRLGMLPPRTFDPQVGLRAGLDRSVIGALTSSVRMNNARMRHDLGIELRYPSLRYWIDERLPLELAVGV; this comes from the coding sequence ATGACCAATTATCTGATTGCCGGCGCAGCGGGGTACATCGGCTCGCGTCTGGCAGCACGCCTACTCGCTGCTGGCCATCACGTGCGCGGTCTTGTCTATAGCGCTGAAGACCCCGTGGTCGAACGCCTCGCCTCTTTAGGCATGGCAGTCTGGATCGGCGATCTTACCCGCCCTGAAACCATCGACGGCATCACCGACGAGATTGAGGTTGTGTATAACCTCACCAACCGTATGCCAATCGATGGCTCCACTCTTCTCCGCTCCCTCTACGTTGACGGGAATCAACATTTGATTGCTATGTCGGTGCGAGCCCGCACGGTACGCGCGTATGTGTGGGCATCCAACGCAGCCCCTTACGGCGATCATAGCGAAAATTGGGTTGATGAAGATAGCCCAATCGCGCCGTCATACCCGCTCGGCACAATCCTCGCAACTGCCGAGCAGATTATTCTGCAAGCGGTGCGAGCCTATCGCTTCCCGGCAATAATCCTGCGTATGGCCACCGTTTACGGTCCTGACCGTGATCCACTAGAAGCGATTGCCAGCGGCCAACTGACTATTTACGGCAACGGGCGTAATTTTATACCTCATATTCACATTGATGATGCATTAGAGGTGTTGATCCGTACCGTCGAGATGGGGCAGATCGGTGCAATCTACAATGTTAGCGATGATGAACCGCTACGCCTGATCGAGATCGTGAGTGAAGTACGTCGCCGGCTCGGTATGCTACCACCACGCACGTTTGACCCACAAGTGGGACTGCGGGCCGGTCTTGATCGCTCGGTGATCGGGGCGCTCACTTCATCGGTACGAATGAACAACGCGCGAATGCGTCACGACCTCGGTATCGAACTTCGCTATCCGAGTCTACGGTACTGGATCGATGAGCGCTTACCGCTCGAATTGGCCGTCGGTGTGTAG